A stretch of the Sulfuritortus calidifontis genome encodes the following:
- the mutS gene encoding DNA mismatch repair protein MutS: MNKLDPLNADLAQHTPMMQQYLRIKAEHPHMLLFYRMGDFYELFYDDAERAARLLDITLTTRGQSAGAPIRMAGVPFHAAEQYLAKLIKLGESVAICEQIGDPKTAKGPIERKVVRIVTPGTLTDDALLEQKRDAILMALAPGRGELGLAWLVLTSGRLAAKRIAPERLAGELARIAPAELLLPEDFEHPALHSDKIALTRRPVWQFDAERGHRILTEHFGTRDLVAFGCEDAPLLQAAAGLLLDYARQTQQTALPHITGLSLEQDGSFVALDAAARRTLELTETLRGEAAPTLFSELDRCITGMGSRLLKTWLHHPLRQPQARLPRLAAIRGLIEAPQVALRLREMLKGMSDLERIAARIALKSARPRDLSGLRDSLRLLPGLRAELANLFSQNLPTPAFIPAQRGLPARGEGANPSPTCGGGREGDAVTHLFTRLDFPAEPLAELIAAIRPEPSVVLREGGVINDGYSAELDELRAIQANSGDFLMQMEARERERTGIANLRVEYNKVSGFYIEVTRAQADKVPIDYHRRQTLKNVERYITPELKAFEDKALSANERALMLEKQLFDGLLDVLMPHIGAIQAAAAAVAELDVLAAQAQIADERRYVEPVFTDAWGIDIRGGRHPVVETRTDSFIANNLTLTPSRRMLIVTGPNMGGKSTYMRQTALIVLMACCGLYVPADSATIGPIDQIFTRIGSSDDLAGGRSTFMVEMTETAQILHGATEHSLVLLDEIGRGTSTFDGMALAWACARQLAEKTQAYTLFATHYFELTQLAQDYKTIANVHLDAVESGGGLVFLHSVEEGPASQSYGIQVARLAGVPGAVIAAAKRKLTQLENQQVIEHGQGDLFASAAPAEPEPHPALEQLAALNPDELTPKAALEALYELKKRL, encoded by the coding sequence ATGAACAAGCTCGACCCCCTCAACGCCGACCTCGCCCAGCACACGCCAATGATGCAGCAGTATCTGCGCATCAAGGCCGAGCACCCGCACATGCTGCTGTTCTATCGCATGGGCGACTTCTACGAGCTGTTTTACGACGACGCCGAGCGCGCCGCCCGCCTGCTCGACATCACCCTCACCACGCGCGGCCAATCGGCCGGGGCACCCATCCGCATGGCCGGCGTGCCCTTCCACGCCGCCGAGCAATACCTGGCAAAGCTCATCAAACTGGGCGAGTCGGTCGCCATCTGCGAACAGATCGGCGACCCGAAGACGGCCAAGGGCCCGATCGAACGCAAGGTGGTGCGCATCGTCACTCCCGGCACCCTGACCGACGACGCCCTGCTGGAGCAGAAGCGCGACGCCATCCTGATGGCCCTGGCGCCCGGCCGCGGGGAACTGGGCCTGGCCTGGCTCGTGCTCACCAGCGGCCGGCTTGCGGCCAAGCGCATCGCGCCCGAGCGGCTGGCCGGCGAGCTCGCCCGAATCGCGCCGGCCGAGCTGCTGTTACCCGAGGACTTCGAACATCCGGCACTGCACAGCGACAAGATCGCCCTCACCCGGCGGCCGGTCTGGCAGTTCGACGCCGAACGCGGCCACCGCATCCTGACCGAACACTTCGGCACCCGCGACCTTGTCGCCTTCGGCTGCGAGGATGCGCCCCTGCTGCAGGCCGCCGCCGGCCTCCTGCTCGACTATGCGCGGCAGACCCAGCAGACCGCGCTGCCCCACATCACCGGCTTGAGCCTCGAGCAGGACGGCAGTTTTGTCGCGCTCGACGCCGCCGCCCGCCGCACCCTGGAGCTGACCGAGACCCTGCGCGGCGAGGCCGCACCCACTTTGTTCTCCGAACTCGACCGCTGCATCACCGGCATGGGCAGCCGCCTGCTCAAGACCTGGCTGCACCACCCGCTGCGCCAGCCCCAGGCCCGCCTGCCGCGCCTGGCCGCCATCCGCGGCCTGATCGAGGCGCCACAGGTGGCGCTGCGCCTGCGCGAGATGCTCAAGGGCATGAGCGATCTCGAACGCATCGCCGCCCGCATCGCCCTCAAATCGGCCCGGCCGCGCGACCTCTCCGGCCTGCGCGACAGCCTGCGCCTCTTGCCGGGTTTGCGTGCTGAACTGGCTAATCTCTTCAGCCAAAACCTCCCCACCCCAGCCTTTATCCCCGCCCAGCGGGGGCTCCCCGCACGCGGGGAGGGAGCAAACCCATCCCCCACTTGTGGGGGAGGCCGGGAGGGGGACGCCGTTACCCACCTCTTTACCCGCCTCGACTTCCCTGCCGAGCCGCTGGCCGAACTCATCGCCGCCATCCGGCCCGAACCCTCGGTGGTGCTGCGCGAGGGCGGCGTCATCAATGACGGCTATTCGGCCGAGCTCGACGAGTTGCGCGCCATCCAGGCCAACAGCGGCGACTTCCTCATGCAGATGGAGGCGCGCGAGCGCGAGCGCACCGGCATTGCCAATCTGCGCGTGGAATACAACAAGGTCTCCGGCTTCTACATCGAGGTCACGCGCGCCCAGGCCGACAAGGTGCCGATCGATTATCACCGCCGGCAGACCCTGAAGAACGTCGAGCGCTATATCACACCCGAACTCAAGGCCTTCGAGGACAAGGCCCTGTCGGCCAACGAGCGGGCGCTGATGCTGGAGAAGCAGCTGTTCGACGGCCTGCTCGATGTGCTCATGCCGCACATCGGCGCCATCCAGGCCGCGGCCGCCGCCGTGGCCGAGCTCGACGTGCTCGCCGCCCAGGCCCAGATCGCCGATGAGCGCCGCTATGTCGAACCGGTCTTCACCGACGCTTGGGGCATCGACATCCGCGGCGGCCGCCATCCGGTGGTGGAGACGCGCACCGACAGCTTCATCGCCAACAACCTCACGCTCACGCCCAGCCGGCGCATGCTCATCGTCACCGGCCCCAACATGGGCGGCAAGTCCACCTACATGCGGCAGACCGCGCTGATCGTGCTCATGGCCTGCTGCGGCCTGTATGTGCCGGCGGACAGCGCGACCATCGGGCCCATCGACCAGATCTTCACCCGCATCGGCAGCTCGGACGATCTGGCCGGCGGCCGTTCGACGTTTATGGTCGAAATGACCGAGACCGCGCAGATCCTGCACGGCGCCACCGAGCACAGCCTGGTGCTGCTCGACGAGATCGGCCGCGGCACCTCCACCTTCGACGGCATGGCCCTGGCCTGGGCCTGCGCCCGGCAACTGGCCGAGAAAACCCAGGCCTACACCCTGTTCGCCACCCACTACTTCGAACTCACCCAGCTCGCGCAGGACTACAAGACCATCGCCAACGTCCACCTCGACGCGGTGGAGAGCGGCGGCGGCCTGGTCTTCCTGCACAGCGTCGAGGAAGGCCCGGCCTCGCAAAGCTACGGCATCCAGGTGGCCAGGCTGGCCGGCGTGCCCGGCGCGGTCATCGCCGCCGCCAAGCGCAAACTCACCCAACTGGAAAACCAGCAGGTGATCGAGCACGGCCAGGGCGACCTCTTCGCCAGCGCGGCGCCCGCCGAGCCCGAGCCGCATCCCGCCCTGGAACAGCTCGCCGCCCTC